The Chitinispirillum alkaliphilum genome has a segment encoding these proteins:
- a CDS encoding Phosphoenolpyruvate synthase yields MSNTSRYILWFDQLSMDNSQEVGGKNASLGEMIGTLKQENIQVPDGFATTAEAYWRFLYANDMQEQIGNLVNSLISEDKSVEQTGSAIRKMFLEAQFPDDIEQEIRTFYRELSGKYDKQEVDVAVRSSATAEDLPGASFAGQQETFLNISGEEELLYSCKRCYASLFTDRAISYRTEKGFDHMKVALSVGVQKMVRSDLAGSGVMFTLDTDSGFPHVVMINAGWGLGETVVQGAITPDEYLVFKPMLEDRTKSPIVGISMGDKAKKMVYSSGGSTKTKTIDTSHDERSSYVLENEEIVTLARWAAAIEKHYGKHMDMEWAKDGETNEMFIVQARPETVHSQKKAEKLKSFRLKQRGEVLADGSAIGESIATGTAQIIKSPEQRDEFKEGSILITGMTDPDWVPIMKKAAGIITDHGGRTSHAAIVSRELGIPAIVGTETGTRDIPNGAKITLSCAEGKQGYAYEGELEFEESQIDIESLPQPPVDIMINIASPDSAYRWWRLPVKGIGLARMEFIINSAIKIHPMALAHYDKLEDQGEKNLIEELTYRYNDKKQYFIDNLAYGIARIASSQWPEPVIVRMSDFKTNEYANLIGGKQFEPSEANPMLGFRGASRYYDDRYRDGFSLECKALKKVRDEIGLKNVKMMIPFCRTIKEADKVLEVLAGNGLERGKDGLEVYVMCEIPSNALIAEQFAERFDGFSIGSNDLTQLALGIDRDSAELKALFDERDDAVKEMIKMVIHKAHKANRKVGICGEAPSNYPDFAEFLVQEGIDTISLNPDSVMGIIEHTAKMKK; encoded by the coding sequence ATGTCAAATACATCCAGATACATTCTGTGGTTCGATCAACTGAGTATGGATAATTCCCAGGAGGTAGGGGGAAAAAACGCGTCTCTTGGTGAAATGATCGGTACTTTAAAACAGGAAAATATTCAGGTACCAGATGGGTTTGCCACGACAGCAGAAGCCTACTGGAGATTTTTATATGCAAATGATATGCAGGAGCAGATAGGTAATTTAGTCAATTCCCTGATTTCAGAAGATAAATCTGTCGAACAAACTGGCAGCGCGATCAGAAAAATGTTTCTGGAAGCTCAGTTTCCCGATGATATAGAACAGGAAATCCGAACTTTCTACCGTGAATTGTCAGGAAAGTATGATAAGCAGGAAGTTGATGTTGCAGTGCGTAGCAGTGCAACAGCCGAGGATCTGCCTGGAGCAAGTTTTGCCGGGCAACAGGAGACTTTTCTAAACATCTCCGGAGAGGAGGAATTGCTCTATTCATGCAAAAGGTGTTACGCTTCTTTATTTACCGACAGAGCAATCAGTTACAGAACGGAAAAAGGCTTTGATCACATGAAAGTGGCCCTCTCTGTTGGTGTCCAGAAAATGGTAAGAAGCGATCTTGCGGGATCCGGTGTCATGTTTACTTTAGATACAGACTCTGGTTTTCCTCATGTAGTTATGATCAATGCAGGCTGGGGACTTGGGGAAACAGTTGTACAGGGGGCAATAACTCCTGATGAATACCTCGTCTTTAAACCTATGCTGGAAGACAGAACAAAGAGTCCCATCGTAGGTATTTCAATGGGAGATAAGGCAAAGAAAATGGTTTACAGCAGTGGGGGCTCCACGAAAACAAAAACTATTGACACCTCTCATGATGAGCGCTCTTCCTATGTTCTTGAAAATGAAGAGATTGTCACACTTGCCAGATGGGCTGCAGCTATCGAAAAGCATTATGGTAAGCATATGGATATGGAATGGGCCAAGGATGGGGAAACAAATGAGATGTTTATTGTACAGGCACGACCTGAAACGGTGCATTCACAGAAAAAAGCAGAAAAACTTAAATCTTTCAGACTTAAACAACGTGGAGAAGTTTTGGCCGATGGGTCTGCGATCGGTGAAAGTATTGCCACCGGAACAGCTCAGATTATCAAATCACCCGAACAAAGAGATGAATTCAAAGAGGGATCTATACTTATTACAGGAATGACCGATCCGGACTGGGTTCCAATCATGAAAAAAGCTGCAGGAATTATTACCGATCATGGTGGCAGGACATCCCATGCTGCAATTGTCAGCAGAGAGCTTGGCATTCCGGCAATTGTAGGTACCGAAACCGGAACCAGGGATATTCCAAATGGTGCCAAAATCACTCTTTCCTGTGCAGAAGGTAAACAGGGATACGCTTATGAAGGAGAGCTTGAATTTGAGGAAAGTCAAATTGACATAGAATCTCTGCCTCAGCCCCCTGTGGACATCATGATTAATATTGCAAGTCCTGATTCGGCGTACAGATGGTGGCGTTTGCCTGTAAAGGGTATTGGTCTTGCCCGAATGGAATTTATTATTAACAGTGCAATAAAGATTCACCCTATGGCACTTGCACATTACGACAAGCTCGAAGATCAGGGAGAAAAAAATCTCATTGAAGAGCTCACTTACAGATACAATGACAAAAAACAGTACTTTATCGATAATCTTGCCTATGGTATAGCACGTATAGCGTCATCTCAGTGGCCTGAACCTGTAATTGTCAGAATGAGTGATTTTAAAACCAATGAGTATGCGAATCTTATCGGAGGGAAGCAATTTGAACCCTCAGAGGCAAATCCGATGCTTGGTTTCAGAGGAGCATCCCGCTATTATGATGATCGATACAGGGATGGATTCAGTCTGGAATGTAAAGCACTGAAAAAAGTAAGGGATGAGATCGGTTTGAAAAATGTTAAAATGATGATTCCATTCTGCCGCACAATTAAGGAAGCCGATAAGGTATTGGAAGTGTTGGCGGGCAACGGTCTGGAAAGAGGAAAAGATGGACTCGAGGTGTATGTGATGTGTGAGATTCCATCCAATGCCCTGATAGCAGAACAGTTCGCCGAAAGGTTTGATGGGTTTTCCATTGGTTCAAATGATCTCACCCAGCTTGCCCTGGGTATAGACAGAGATTCTGCGGAATTGAAAGCTCTTTTCGACGAGAGGGATGATGCTGTTAAGGAGATGATCAAAATGGTCATTCACAAAGCACACAAAGCTAACAGAAAGGTTGGTATTTGCGGCGAAGCTCCAAGTAACTATCCTGATTTTGCAGAATTTCTGGTACAAGAAGGCATAGATACCATATCATTGAATCCTGACAGCGTTATGGGAATAATTGAGCACACAGCCAAAATGAAGAAATAA
- a CDS encoding cell wall/surface repeat protein: protein MIMKRPILKSLVFTAMVLILSCSDDSPVANNNSRVVTDISWIRNGETVSAPDGVVTMRITVEEGSDIRIRNIPYEAGTARIGPYPIGTVLNVLWEALDSDDQVIFSGQNNDIHLGDVEVRISVELEAVRHKVKFISVDELILGYQLVSHGDVASEPTPPTRPGFRFDAWSLDQNRKEVWNFKTDVVNSSMILYALWSETDVEQFTVTYHGNQNSGGVIPVDPNSYEEGDEVRVLEPGNLVKSGFSFSAWNTSPDGKGKDKIPKESFNIGSSNVILYAKWLRDEHVDTFTVTFQTNGGSSIDPRRVVSGDTVTAPLAPEKEGAEFQFAGWFLDQNFDVLWSFSTPVTEDITLYAKWVELFSLHYSAGANGALTGDTIQTVRNGENGRPVYAEAVDGYVFSQWSDGVTENPRTDTNVKENISVAAQFKTVANDIFTVTFKSDGKFEFDPVQVPEGRTVPLPLNLSRIGYEFDRWYADSAKSIPWDTSTIINENITLYANWTPNEYTITFDAQEGSTPIPETIVVTYDNAYGSLAETSRLWYDFDGWFTEDSIEIIPELTVNITEHLTLYARWSPTEYNIVYRLNGGEENPKNPKVYTVEESVELKNPSRTGHRFVGWYVGPEFNVKITEIPVGSYGDRTIYAKWRPENYEVTFNVPGASAVPPQTVSYRNKIAEPDPPVKPHFLFAGWYKDGLLKERWDFDNDVVTSNMTLYAKWGRVADGDGNVYTTVIIGNQEWTVENLRATKYSCGTPIHHITNASTWSGLSIPAYSYFNNTDNQDSIIKFGALYNWWVLDPNNQYKIAPDGWKVPERTDWITLRDYLVTNGFNWDGSKEDNKIGKALASNGGEWSFSTTEGNVGNDQSSNNRTGFTALPGGFRNSDGPFSTARNTAYWWSSTGHGDGRYASAVYLKSGNENLIDNYVHTKNSGYSVRFVRYVD, encoded by the coding sequence ATGATCATGAAACGACCGATTCTCAAAAGTTTAGTATTTACAGCTATGGTGCTCATTTTGTCCTGTTCCGATGATTCCCCAGTTGCAAACAACAACAGTCGTGTCGTCACAGATATCAGCTGGATAAGGAATGGTGAGACTGTTTCTGCACCGGATGGTGTTGTTACGATGAGAATCACTGTTGAAGAGGGTAGTGATATCAGGATCCGAAATATACCCTATGAGGCTGGTACTGCACGGATTGGCCCTTATCCCATCGGAACTGTATTGAATGTGTTATGGGAAGCTTTGGATTCTGATGATCAGGTTATTTTCTCAGGTCAAAACAATGATATTCATCTTGGAGATGTGGAAGTACGTATCTCGGTGGAACTTGAGGCTGTGCGGCATAAGGTGAAATTCATTTCCGTGGATGAATTGATTTTAGGGTATCAATTGGTATCACATGGGGATGTGGCTTCTGAACCGACTCCACCAACACGTCCAGGCTTCAGGTTTGATGCTTGGTCTCTTGATCAGAATCGCAAAGAGGTATGGAACTTCAAAACAGATGTCGTAAACAGCAGTATGATACTCTATGCTTTATGGAGTGAAACAGATGTTGAACAGTTCACGGTGACATATCATGGTAACCAGAATAGTGGTGGAGTTATCCCAGTGGACCCAAATTCCTATGAAGAGGGGGATGAGGTCAGGGTACTTGAACCAGGTAATCTCGTGAAGAGTGGTTTTTCGTTTAGTGCTTGGAATACAAGTCCTGACGGAAAAGGTAAAGATAAAATCCCAAAAGAATCTTTTAATATTGGCTCATCGAATGTAATTCTATATGCAAAATGGCTCAGGGATGAACATGTCGACACCTTTACAGTTACATTTCAAACCAACGGCGGCAGCAGTATTGATCCACGCCGGGTGGTTAGTGGCGATACCGTGACTGCACCTTTAGCTCCGGAAAAAGAGGGAGCAGAGTTTCAATTCGCAGGTTGGTTTCTTGATCAGAATTTTGATGTACTGTGGAGCTTTTCGACTCCTGTAACTGAGGATATCACCCTTTATGCAAAGTGGGTAGAATTATTTTCATTGCACTACAGTGCCGGTGCGAACGGAGCTCTTACAGGTGATACAATTCAAACAGTACGAAATGGTGAAAATGGCAGGCCGGTTTACGCCGAAGCTGTTGATGGGTATGTATTTTCACAGTGGAGTGACGGAGTTACAGAAAATCCGCGCACAGATACAAATGTAAAGGAAAATATTAGTGTTGCGGCTCAATTTAAAACAGTTGCAAATGACATATTTACAGTCACATTCAAATCTGATGGAAAGTTTGAATTTGATCCTGTTCAGGTACCCGAAGGTAGGACTGTGCCCCTGCCTCTTAATCTGTCAAGAATTGGTTATGAATTTGATCGGTGGTATGCTGATTCGGCTAAATCTATACCATGGGATACATCAACTATTATAAATGAAAATATTACTCTTTATGCAAATTGGACACCGAATGAGTACACCATAACTTTTGATGCGCAGGAGGGATCAACTCCGATCCCTGAGACCATAGTTGTTACCTATGATAATGCATACGGCTCTCTGGCTGAAACGTCACGGCTATGGTATGATTTCGATGGCTGGTTTACGGAAGATTCGATTGAAATTATACCAGAGCTAACCGTAAATATTACAGAGCACCTCACTCTTTACGCCCGATGGAGTCCAACTGAGTACAATATCGTATATCGGTTAAATGGTGGAGAAGAAAATCCTAAAAACCCCAAAGTTTATACTGTTGAAGAGAGTGTTGAGCTTAAAAACCCTTCAAGAACTGGTCATAGGTTTGTCGGATGGTATGTCGGTCCTGAATTCAATGTAAAAATTACAGAGATACCGGTTGGTTCTTATGGTGACCGGACGATTTATGCAAAGTGGAGACCTGAAAACTATGAAGTAACTTTTAATGTACCAGGGGCAAGTGCTGTCCCACCTCAAACAGTTTCCTACAGAAATAAGATTGCTGAACCAGACCCTCCTGTAAAGCCACACTTTCTTTTTGCCGGTTGGTATAAGGATGGGCTACTGAAAGAAAGGTGGGATTTCGATAATGATGTTGTTACTTCGAACATGACGCTTTACGCTAAATGGGGACGGGTGGCTGATGGTGATGGAAATGTCTACACTACTGTGATCATTGGCAATCAGGAGTGGACTGTTGAAAACCTTCGGGCAACAAAGTATAGCTGCGGTACACCTATACATCACATTACAAACGCCAGCACCTGGAGTGGATTATCAATACCTGCATACTCTTACTTCAACAATACAGATAATCAGGATTCCATAATCAAATTTGGTGCCCTGTATAACTGGTGGGTACTGGATCCAAATAATCAATATAAAATTGCACCTGATGGATGGAAAGTACCTGAACGCACAGACTGGATTACTCTCAGAGATTACCTCGTTACAAATGGTTTCAATTGGGATGGGTCAAAAGAAGACAATAAAATCGGTAAAGCACTTGCTTCAAATGGTGGTGAATGGTCCTTTAGTACTACTGAAGGAAATGTCGGGAATGACCAAAGTAGTAATAATCGAACTGGCTTTACGGCATTACCAGGTGGTTTTCGAAATTCAGATGGTCCTTTTTCGACTGCCAGAAATACCGCATACTGGTGGAGCAGTACGGGGCATGGTGATGGGCGATATGCCTCTGCGGTTTATCTGAAATCTGGTAACGAAAACCTGATAGACAATTACGTGCACACAAAGAACAGTGGGTATTCTGTGCGGTTTGTACGATATGTAGATTGA